In candidate division WOR-3 bacterium, a single window of DNA contains:
- a CDS encoding FMN-binding glutamate synthase family protein: MPSLSRMNASAATLTKNRTEDSIVPLSGMCVTCVDGCIGMCEIGKSAYRGHEVIYPQPFGILTAASEKNYPVDYSHFNIMGTAVGAMGVEADPDKAIFPNVTIEQKIGANSDIKLKFPMVVPGLGSTNVAKNNWDGLAIGTALSGTMLTIGENVVAMDMTSEIKDGKILKAPDLEQRVKLYKDWQRDGFGMIIVQANVEDTRLGVQEFAIRKLGVETVELKWGQGAKDIGGEVKIKDLKKAQELRKRGYVVLPDPLDPDVIEAFEHKTFTEFERHSRIGMVDEESFMKRVDELRKAGAKHVFLKTGAYRPADLARAVKYSSKAKIDLLTIDGAGGGTGMSPWHMMNEWGMPPVEIHSLAYFYTDKLAKKGDYVPSLAFAGGIAFEDQIFKALALGAPYTKIVGMARGPLCAAMVGKTIGKKIDEGEIPVFVERFGNKKEEIFVTASKLKKELGKDFDRVPPGALGVYTYVERMAQGLKQLMTGNRKFALKYITRDDIASLTKDAADISGIPYVMDVDKEEVEKILNG; this comes from the coding sequence ATGCCCTCATTATCAAGAATGAATGCCTCTGCGGCAACGTTAACAAAAAATAGAACTGAAGATTCAATCGTTCCGCTCAGCGGAATGTGCGTTACTTGTGTCGATGGTTGTATCGGCATGTGTGAAATAGGCAAATCCGCATATCGCGGCCACGAAGTAATATACCCGCAGCCGTTCGGCATCCTGACTGCAGCATCCGAAAAGAACTACCCGGTGGATTACTCTCACTTCAATATCATGGGCACAGCAGTGGGCGCAATGGGAGTGGAGGCCGATCCGGACAAAGCGATATTCCCGAACGTAACGATTGAACAGAAAATCGGCGCAAACAGCGACATCAAACTCAAATTCCCGATGGTCGTCCCTGGACTGGGATCAACAAATGTCGCCAAGAACAACTGGGATGGATTGGCGATCGGAACCGCATTATCCGGAACCATGCTGACGATCGGCGAGAACGTCGTTGCCATGGACATGACAAGCGAAATAAAAGACGGCAAAATACTCAAAGCACCAGATCTCGAACAGCGCGTGAAATTGTACAAGGACTGGCAGAGAGACGGTTTCGGCATGATAATCGTTCAGGCCAATGTCGAAGATACCAGACTGGGTGTGCAGGAATTCGCCATCCGGAAGTTAGGCGTTGAGACGGTCGAACTGAAATGGGGACAAGGCGCCAAAGATATCGGCGGTGAGGTAAAAATAAAGGACCTCAAGAAGGCACAGGAGTTGCGGAAGCGGGGGTATGTCGTACTGCCCGATCCGCTGGATCCAGATGTGATCGAGGCGTTTGAGCACAAAACATTCACCGAGTTCGAAAGACATTCCCGGATCGGAATGGTTGACGAGGAATCGTTCATGAAACGGGTTGACGAATTGCGTAAAGCCGGCGCCAAGCACGTATTCTTGAAAACTGGTGCGTACCGACCAGCCGATCTGGCGCGAGCGGTGAAGTACTCATCGAAAGCAAAGATCGATCTGCTGACCATTGACGGCGCTGGCGGCGGCACTGGTATGAGTCCGTGGCATATGATGAACGAATGGGGCATGCCTCCGGTTGAGATCCATTCCCTGGCATACTTCTACACCGACAAGCTGGCCAAAAAAGGCGATTATGTTCCTTCGCTGGCATTTGCTGGCGGTATCGCCTTTGAAGACCAGATCTTCAAGGCGCTTGCCCTTGGCGCACCTTACACAAAAATCGTAGGTATGGCCCGCGGTCCTCTCTGTGCGGCAATGGTCGGTAAGACCATCGGCAAGAAGATCGATGAGGGTGAAATACCGGTGTTCGTCGAGCGTTTCGGAAACAAAAAAGAGGAAATCTTCGTTACGGCATCAAAACTGAAGAAAGAACTGGGTAAGGATTTCGATCGCGTGCCGCCAGGTGCACTGGGCGTCTATACCTATGTGGAGAGAATGGCCCAGGGGCTGAAGCAGCTCATGACCG
- a CDS encoding 2Fe-2S iron-sulfur cluster-binding protein has product MISFILNGLEVQTEEGSTILEACRFYGIEIPTLCYNEGLKPYGGCRLCLVEIGTGENSKLVSSCTYPIEEGLRVRTNTKRVVSARKMMIELLVSISPQSKTIQDLASKYHVTKVRFPVRNDDCVLCGLCVRMCKEQMQSGAIGFTERGYKKKIVTPFNIRSEQCRLCGGCIYICPACQMRCQGPDAPTDLCSGCLSLEPSCIETHDDYQCWMGTTGDCGTCEGRPDQRKTDKR; this is encoded by the coding sequence ATGATAAGCTTCATTTTGAATGGACTCGAGGTGCAGACCGAGGAAGGGTCGACAATTTTGGAGGCGTGCAGGTTCTATGGCATTGAAATACCCACCCTTTGCTACAACGAAGGTTTGAAACCTTATGGCGGTTGTCGCTTGTGCCTCGTCGAAATAGGCACTGGCGAAAACAGTAAACTTGTCAGTTCTTGCACGTATCCGATTGAAGAAGGTCTTCGTGTTCGCACTAATACGAAACGAGTGGTCAGTGCCCGGAAGATGATGATCGAACTACTGGTTTCCATAAGCCCGCAATCAAAAACAATCCAAGACCTCGCGTCGAAGTATCACGTGACCAAGGTGCGTTTCCCGGTACGCAACGATGACTGTGTGCTCTGCGGATTGTGTGTGCGCATGTGTAAAGAACAAATGCAGTCTGGAGCCATCGGTTTCACCGAACGCGGGTACAAGAAGAAGATAGTAACGCCCTTCAATATCCGGTCAGAACAGTGCCGACTATGCGGTGGCTGTATCTATATCTGCCCCGCCTGTCAGATGAGGTGCCAGGGCCCGGATGCACCAACTGATCTCTGCAGCGGATGCTTGTCCCTGGAGCCATCCTGCATTGAAACTCATGATGACTATCAATGCTGGATGGGCACAACCGGCGATTGCGGAACGTGCGAAGGAAGACCTGATCAGAGGAAAACAGATAAGAGATAG
- a CDS encoding PHP domain-containing protein codes for MLKCLDADLHIHSCLSPCADLMMSPKRIVEMAVKKGLDMIAICDHNSAENISAALKVAHNTVLTVLPGMEITTVEEVHVIGIFPSYDAILSIQESVYARLTPGENKEDLFGEQIIANEIDEVEGYNHRLLIGATNFSIEEVVQEIHDLQGLAIASHVDREVYSIIGQLGFIPDGLDLDALEISSLVTYDEAARRIPQLTHYPVVTSSDAHNLEDIGQRTTRFWIEKPTIDEIRNAFQKREGRGIVLEN; via the coding sequence ATGCTCAAATGTTTGGACGCCGACCTCCATATCCATTCCTGTTTATCACCATGCGCCGACCTGATGATGTCACCCAAGAGAATTGTTGAAATGGCCGTCAAAAAAGGTCTGGATATGATCGCCATATGCGACCATAACTCCGCAGAAAATATTAGCGCCGCTCTGAAAGTTGCACACAACACCGTACTGACAGTACTTCCTGGGATGGAGATCACCACTGTCGAAGAAGTACATGTCATTGGCATATTCCCGAGTTATGATGCGATCTTGTCCATACAGGAATCGGTTTACGCCAGGCTCACGCCGGGGGAGAACAAAGAGGACCTCTTCGGCGAACAGATAATCGCTAATGAAATTGACGAAGTCGAAGGTTATAACCACAGGCTGTTGATTGGCGCTACTAACTTCTCGATCGAAGAGGTCGTACAGGAAATTCACGATCTCCAAGGCTTAGCCATAGCGTCACATGTCGACCGGGAAGTATATAGTATAATCGGACAATTGGGCTTCATCCCAGACGGATTGGATCTTGATGCCCTTGAGATATCGTCACTGGTTACATATGATGAGGCTGCCCGCAGAATACCCCAACTTACACACTACCCCGTAGTAACATCTTCCGACGCTCACAACCTCGAGGACATCGGCCAGAGAACAACAAGATTCTGGATAGAAAAGCCAACGATAGATGAGATAAGAAACGCTTTTCAGAAAAGGGAAGGACGCGGTATTGTACTGGAGAATTGA
- a CDS encoding (2Fe-2S) ferredoxin domain-containing protein: MKKLKIGDLAKIRDKVRKTAVLRQGKARAKITVHMGTCGIAAGAREILSNLLEDIRKKKLDDLIVTTSGCAGLCSREPMATVEVTGKPPVKYVDLTTEKMRKILNQHIIKGTIVNEYALAVGSERTH, encoded by the coding sequence ATGAAAAAATTGAAGATCGGCGATTTAGCCAAGATCCGCGACAAAGTCAGAAAGACCGCGGTGCTACGGCAAGGCAAAGCGCGGGCGAAAATCACGGTACACATGGGAACTTGCGGCATAGCAGCAGGTGCACGCGAGATACTCTCGAATCTACTCGAGGACATCCGGAAAAAGAAACTCGATGACTTGATCGTCACAACATCAGGATGTGCCGGGCTGTGCAGTCGCGAGCCAATGGCAACGGTAGAGGTCACGGGCAAGCCGCCGGTTAAGTATGTGGACCTGACGACCGAAAAAATGAGGAAAATATTGAACCAGCATATCATAAAGGGTACCATCGTCAACGAATACGCACTTGCTGTTGGCAGCGAGAGAACGCATTAA
- a CDS encoding ATP-binding protein: MDDLSLHILDIMENSVTAGAKMIGLEVREETGKNRLIIQIKDDGKGMDKETLTKVLDPFYTKKTVRRVGLGLSMLAQAAKEAGGSFKIDSELGKGTNISAIFVYDHIDRKPLGNMAETISAFIVGSGTEVDLIYRHHKNGNEFVFSSIEVKKILEGVAINNPEVIAFLKDYIQGGLNEISERSRK, from the coding sequence TTGGACGACCTTTCTCTACACATTCTGGATATCATGGAAAATTCTGTAACCGCGGGTGCAAAGATGATCGGTCTTGAGGTCAGAGAAGAGACAGGAAAGAATCGCCTTATCATACAGATAAAGGATGATGGTAAAGGTATGGACAAAGAAACATTGACAAAAGTACTCGACCCATTTTACACTAAAAAAACTGTCAGGAGAGTCGGACTTGGTCTGTCCATGCTGGCGCAGGCCGCGAAAGAAGCCGGAGGCAGTTTCAAGATAGATTCCGAACTCGGCAAAGGCACAAACATCAGTGCTATTTTTGTATACGATCATATTGACCGAAAACCACTTGGCAATATGGCAGAGACGATTTCGGCGTTCATCGTCGGTAGCGGTACGGAAGTTGACCTGATCTACCGGCACCACAAGAACGGCAACGAATTCGTCTTCAGCTCGATAGAAGTCAAAAAAATACTTGAAGGTGTGGCAATTAATAACCCCGAAGTAATTGCATTTCTGAAGGATTACATTCAGGGCGGTTTGAATGAGATTTCTGAAAGGAGCAGAAAATGA
- a CDS encoding 4Fe-4S dicluster domain-containing protein — protein sequence MPEQIFIHSIKVDEEKCIGCVACMKTCPTKAIRIRREKARINFEKCIDCGACLRVCPYGAIIPITTASSDLDRFKFKIALPSPVIYTQFGEQVMPNEILTIISEIGFDHVYDEALVCEMISVAIEEYLDENKSPRPIISSTCPVVVRLIQRLFPSLCKNILPLEPPREIAAKNLRIEVNREKGYAPEEIGIIDITPCSAKMVSITRPETMEKSNLDGAISIKEIYNKVMMKLKRNLPMTMMQTQNRISGIGIGWAFEGGEIRGLKYTNSVSVSGVLNTIRILEDVESGRLKNIEYLECLICPDGCIGGPLTVENRFIAKSNVLRLIRHFGGKKRVNTEMVRKLYKENFFSFKWAVEPKSFPPLDKDRDKAIKKLKDKERLIKQLPGTDCGVCGAPDCQTLAEDIVRGEAKLEDCIHYNKIVMKDKNSTGDKNEARRNR from the coding sequence ATGCCTGAACAGATCTTCATTCACTCAATAAAGGTCGACGAGGAAAAATGCATAGGCTGTGTTGCATGCATGAAGACCTGCCCCACCAAAGCAATAAGAATACGCCGGGAAAAAGCACGTATCAACTTTGAGAAGTGCATCGATTGCGGAGCATGTCTGCGTGTCTGCCCGTATGGAGCCATAATACCTATCACAACCGCATCTTCTGACCTCGATCGGTTCAAATTCAAGATCGCACTACCCTCACCAGTGATCTATACTCAATTTGGTGAACAGGTAATGCCCAACGAAATCCTGACAATAATCAGTGAAATAGGTTTTGACCACGTCTATGATGAAGCGTTGGTTTGTGAAATGATCAGTGTAGCAATCGAAGAATATCTCGACGAAAACAAATCACCGCGTCCGATAATATCTTCCACATGTCCGGTCGTTGTGAGGCTCATCCAGAGACTCTTCCCCAGTCTGTGTAAGAATATTTTGCCCCTTGAACCACCGCGTGAAATCGCGGCCAAGAACCTTCGCATTGAAGTAAATAGAGAAAAGGGTTACGCACCTGAAGAGATCGGAATTATTGACATCACCCCATGCTCTGCGAAAATGGTCTCGATAACCAGACCTGAGACCATGGAAAAATCAAACCTCGACGGCGCGATATCGATAAAGGAAATATACAACAAAGTCATGATGAAACTGAAACGGAATCTGCCAATGACTATGATGCAGACGCAAAATCGTATCAGCGGCATCGGTATTGGCTGGGCATTTGAAGGTGGCGAGATTCGGGGACTCAAATACACAAATTCGGTCTCGGTATCAGGAGTTCTCAACACAATACGAATCCTCGAAGATGTTGAGTCGGGTCGGCTTAAGAACATCGAGTACCTCGAATGCTTGATATGCCCCGATGGATGTATCGGAGGACCGCTGACCGTCGAGAATAGATTCATCGCGAAGAGCAATGTCTTGAGACTCATCAGACATTTCGGTGGTAAGAAGAGGGTAAATACTGAAATGGTACGAAAACTGTACAAGGAGAATTTCTTTTCCTTCAAGTGGGCGGTCGAGCCAAAGTCATTTCCACCGCTTGACAAAGACCGCGATAAAGCGATCAAGAAATTGAAGGATAAAGAGAGATTAATAAAGCAACTCCCTGGCACCGACTGCGGTGTATGTGGTGCACCGGACTGCCAAACGCTGGCCGAGGATATCGTAAGGGGTGAAGCAAAACTTGAGGATTGTATTCATTATAATAAAATTGTGATGAAGGACAAAAATAGTACCGGAGATAAAAATGAAGCTCGCAGAAATCGTTAA
- a CDS encoding DRTGG domain-containing protein: protein MKLAEIVKQCNLKLGSGETSLDREVTGGYSSDLLSDVMAHSKKGNIWITLQAHPNIIAVAVLKELSAIVLVNGRKPDEETINKAQSENVPLLTSESSAFDLIGHLYGMGLRGTL from the coding sequence ATGAAGCTCGCAGAAATCGTTAAGCAATGCAATTTGAAATTAGGATCCGGAGAGACATCGCTTGACCGCGAGGTAACTGGGGGCTATTCCAGTGACCTCCTGAGCGACGTGATGGCTCATAGCAAAAAAGGAAATATCTGGATCACTCTGCAGGCACATCCCAACATCATCGCCGTGGCGGTGCTCAAGGAACTGTCTGCCATCGTGCTGGTAAACGGACGCAAACCTGATGAGGAGACGATCAATAAGGCTCAATCCGAGAACGTTCCTCTCCTGACAAGCGAGTCATCGGCTTTCGACCTTATCGGTCATCTCTATGGTATGGGCTTGCGTGGAACGCTCTGA
- a CDS encoding FAD-dependent oxidoreductase, whose amino-acid sequence MKEFRTHLLVCAGTGCVAAGSYDIKKTLEKEILKRKLHNEVRVIATGCNGFCERGPIVVVQPDGIFYQKLKLKDIPHLVEEHLLKGRPVKNLMYVPPAGEKPVPKMMDIGFFSHQRLIVLKNRGRIDPENIDEYIAFEGYQALEKSLTEMNPEEIIKEIKEAGLRGRGGAGFPTGLKWELCRRTPGDDKYVVCNADEGDPGAFMDRSILEADPHAVLEGMIIGARAIGATKGFIYVRTEYPLALQRIRIAIEHAEKYGLLGKDILGTGFDFSIEVKRGAGAFVSGEETSLLAAIEGKIGIPKQRPPYPVQKGLWRKPTNINNVETWANVPHIILRGAKWYSEIGTEGSKGTKIFSLVGKINNTGLVEVPMGITMKDIIYEIGGGIPHNKQIKAVQTGGPSGGCIPRNMLDLPIDYESLRKAGSMMGSGGMIVMDEDTCMVDVAKYFMNFLRDESCGKCLSCREGTQRIWEILERITKGKGTQDDIGLLQELAQATKDASMCGLGQTAANPVLSTLNYFMDEYEAHIKYKKCPAVVCKSIISSPCQHTCPIETEAPQYIAYIAHGDFDKAYEIILKDNPLLNVCARVCHHPCETKCRAGQGGKPIAIRELKRAAIEHSDGRRRPKTKTPSGDKVAIIGSGPSGLMAAHALAHKGYAPTIFEALPIVGGMLAVGIPEYRLPSKALKEDIKRVLNAGVDIKTEQKLGRDFTLDKLLQQGYKAVYIAIGAHKSIKLGIPNEEASGVIPAMRFLTDVSLGRKVTLGSRVGIIGGGNSAVDAARVANRLPGVTQVTIIYRRTRNEMPAYAEEIESALEEGIDIQFLTAPTEIIVKDGHVTRIKCTRMQLGTVDQSGRRRPIPIKDSEFVVELDTLISAISEQPDLSFLEEEHDFEISGWNTFVVEKESLSTNVLGIFAGGDAIRGPSSVIEAMADGKRVAETIDQYLKNRPIRLEYKVTRPTVYVEPVKLTVAETLESTRQDSRKTKSAARRKNFAEVDLGLNRSSAIKEAKRCLRCDLEVKEEDEKEQS is encoded by the coding sequence TTGAAAGAATTTCGAACACATTTGCTGGTGTGCGCTGGAACAGGATGTGTAGCAGCAGGGTCATACGATATCAAGAAAACACTGGAGAAAGAAATACTGAAAAGAAAACTGCATAATGAGGTAAGAGTGATCGCTACTGGCTGCAACGGTTTCTGTGAACGGGGGCCGATCGTTGTTGTTCAACCAGATGGCATATTCTACCAGAAGCTCAAGCTCAAAGATATCCCTCACCTCGTGGAGGAACATCTGCTCAAAGGACGACCCGTCAAAAATCTAATGTATGTTCCGCCGGCCGGAGAAAAACCCGTGCCAAAAATGATGGATATTGGCTTTTTCAGCCATCAAAGGCTGATCGTGCTAAAGAACCGCGGCCGCATTGATCCCGAGAACATCGACGAGTACATAGCGTTTGAAGGATACCAGGCACTCGAAAAATCACTGACCGAAATGAATCCCGAAGAGATCATAAAAGAGATCAAAGAAGCAGGTCTCAGGGGACGCGGCGGCGCCGGCTTTCCTACTGGGTTAAAATGGGAACTATGCCGTAGAACACCCGGTGACGACAAATACGTAGTATGTAATGCCGATGAAGGTGACCCGGGAGCATTCATGGACCGTAGCATACTGGAGGCAGATCCACATGCCGTGCTCGAAGGCATGATCATCGGCGCCAGGGCAATCGGTGCGACGAAAGGCTTTATCTACGTTCGTACCGAATATCCGCTCGCCCTGCAACGAATAAGGATAGCTATAGAGCACGCAGAAAAGTACGGATTGCTCGGCAAAGACATATTGGGTACTGGTTTCGATTTCTCCATCGAAGTCAAACGTGGTGCAGGAGCCTTCGTCTCGGGCGAAGAAACATCCCTGCTGGCAGCAATCGAAGGGAAAATAGGTATTCCAAAACAACGCCCGCCGTATCCCGTGCAAAAAGGCCTCTGGAGAAAACCGACAAATATTAACAACGTTGAGACATGGGCAAATGTACCTCACATCATACTGCGCGGCGCAAAATGGTATTCGGAGATAGGAACCGAAGGAAGTAAGGGAACCAAGATCTTTTCGCTCGTGGGCAAGATAAACAACACCGGGCTTGTCGAGGTACCAATGGGCATCACCATGAAAGATATCATATATGAAATTGGCGGCGGTATACCTCATAACAAACAGATAAAAGCCGTGCAGACCGGCGGCCCTTCGGGCGGTTGCATACCCAGGAACATGCTCGACCTTCCGATTGACTACGAAAGTCTACGAAAAGCCGGGTCGATGATGGGGTCCGGCGGTATGATTGTGATGGATGAGGATACCTGCATGGTTGACGTAGCCAAGTATTTCATGAACTTCCTGCGCGATGAATCCTGCGGAAAGTGCCTTTCATGTCGCGAGGGTACACAAAGGATATGGGAAATACTCGAACGAATCACAAAAGGCAAAGGCACGCAGGACGACATCGGCCTGCTCCAAGAGCTTGCCCAGGCTACCAAAGACGCTTCGATGTGCGGGCTCGGACAGACCGCGGCAAACCCGGTACTCAGCACGCTCAACTATTTCATGGATGAGTACGAGGCGCATATAAAATACAAGAAGTGCCCCGCCGTAGTGTGCAAAAGTATTATCTCCTCACCCTGCCAGCATACGTGTCCGATTGAAACCGAAGCGCCACAATATATAGCCTATATCGCGCACGGTGATTTTGACAAAGCCTATGAGATTATTCTCAAGGACAATCCCCTGCTAAATGTCTGCGCACGTGTATGTCATCATCCGTGTGAGACAAAGTGCCGGGCTGGTCAAGGCGGCAAACCGATTGCCATCCGTGAACTAAAACGGGCAGCAATCGAGCACAGCGATGGGAGGAGACGTCCGAAAACAAAAACCCCATCCGGCGATAAGGTCGCGATCATCGGTTCTGGACCTTCCGGACTGATGGCCGCACACGCGCTCGCGCACAAGGGCTATGCTCCAACTATTTTCGAGGCCCTACCCATAGTCGGCGGCATGCTCGCGGTCGGCATCCCTGAATACAGATTACCCAGCAAAGCCCTCAAGGAGGACATAAAACGAGTGCTCAATGCCGGCGTCGATATAAAAACGGAACAAAAACTGGGCAGAGATTTCACCCTGGACAAGTTGCTTCAGCAGGGATACAAGGCAGTATACATAGCAATCGGTGCGCACAAGAGCATAAAACTAGGAATACCGAATGAAGAAGCAAGTGGCGTGATCCCGGCAATGCGTTTTCTTACCGACGTCAGCCTCGGCAGGAAAGTCACGCTCGGCAGTCGAGTGGGCATAATCGGTGGCGGTAATTCCGCAGTTGATGCTGCCCGTGTAGCCAACCGGTTGCCAGGAGTCACCCAGGTTACGATCATTTACCGTCGAACACGCAACGAAATGCCGGCATACGCGGAAGAAATCGAAAGCGCGCTGGAAGAAGGCATCGATATCCAGTTCCTGACCGCGCCGACCGAAATCATCGTGAAGGACGGACACGTCACCAGAATCAAATGCACAAGAATGCAGCTCGGCACTGTAGACCAGAGTGGAAGGCGCCGACCCATACCAATAAAGGATTCGGAGTTTGTTGTCGAACTCGACACTCTCATATCAGCCATAAGCGAACAACCTGACTTGTCATTCCTTGAAGAAGAACACGATTTTGAAATCTCGGGATGGAATACTTTCGTTGTTGAAAAGGAATCGCTGTCAACAAATGTCCTGGGTATTTTTGCAGGTGGTGATGCGATACGCGGACCAAGCTCAGTAATCGAAGCGATGGCTGACGGCAAAAGAGTTGCCGAGACCATCGATCAATATTTGAAGAACAGACCGATAAGGTTAGAGTATAAGGTAACAAGACCAACAGTATACGTCGAGCCCGTAAAATTGACGGTTGCAGAGACACTTGAAAGCACCAGACAAGACTCCAGGAAAACAAAATCTGCAGCCCGTCGCAAGAACTTTGCCGAAGTTGATCTCGGTTTAAACAGAAGCTCAGCAATAAAAGAAGCGAAACGCTGTTTGCGATGCGATCTGGAAGTAAAAGAAGAAGATGAAAAGGAGCAATCATGA
- a CDS encoding four helix bundle protein: MKEKKRITSFHDLDVYQNTYKACIEIMKRIVPRLPESEKYDLKDQLSRSCKAIPRLIAEGYAKRHQKMGFQKYLDDGMAECNETIVSLSQARDIYDNSADVDLCNSLIDTYDKSGRQLYNLAIAWSKFKRGSKDVR, translated from the coding sequence ATGAAAGAAAAAAAGCGGATAACTAGTTTTCACGACCTCGATGTTTATCAAAATACATATAAGGCATGCATTGAAATTATGAAAAGAATAGTACCAAGGTTACCCGAGAGTGAGAAGTATGACTTGAAAGACCAGCTTAGCCGTTCGTGTAAAGCAATCCCTCGCCTCATCGCAGAAGGCTATGCGAAGAGACATCAAAAAATGGGGTTCCAAAAATACTTAGATGATGGCATGGCGGAATGCAACGAGACTATCGTCAGTCTGTCTCAGGCAAGAGACATCTACGATAATTCCGCCGATGTTGATTTGTGTAATAGTTTGATTGACACATATGACAAATCCGGCCGTCAGTTATACAACTTGGCAATAGCCTGGAGCAAGTTTAAAAGGGGAAGCAAAGATGTTAGATGA